TAGCGGAAATACGGAGCCTCATTGTCGATGCAGCGTACCGTGGGAAGAGGATCGGGCAAAAACTGGTTGAATTCGCTGTGGAAGAAGCAAAAGTCCTGAAGGTGCAGGAGGAAGTATTGGTCTTGACCTATACCCCCGGATTTTTTGAGAAACTCGGTTTCAGGGAGATCAACAAAGAGGCGATCCCCGAGCACAAGATCTGGACGGACTGTATCAAATGTATCCATTTCCCTGTCTGTAACGAAGTGGCGCTGGTATACAAAATCTCATGAGAAACCCCACTTTGTCAAAATATCTGATGAAACTGCTTTTCTGGGGTTTGCTTCTTTTCTTCGTTCTCTTTTATCCTATGTTGATCTCATTTTATGTTT
This DNA window, taken from Sulfurovum lithotrophicum, encodes the following:
- a CDS encoding N-acetyltransferase; the encoded protein is MITLVKANLADIPAMQALVVSEVKEGVILNRSEDEVATNIRSYVLAKEGEKLIGYTALHIHSRRVAEIRSLIVDAAYRGKRIGQKLVEFAVEEAKVLKVQEEVLVLTYTPGFFEKLGFREINKEAIPEHKIWTDCIKCIHFPVCNEVALVYKIS